The genomic stretch GTTCCGGCGGGCTGGGGCTGCCGCGGGTTGCGCGCGTGCAGCCTCGGCCGCCCGTGCCGCGGCCTCGGCCGCCGCACGCAGGCTTTCCGGCGTGATGGTGCTCTCGCCCAGATCCACCGTCACGCGCTGGATGCGGCCGGTGAAGGGGAAGGGCGACTGGTAGTCGGTATCATGCACCGAGGTTCCGGTATCGCTGCCGACATCGAAGGTCTCATCCCAGGCCCAGGTGAAGGGCAGCGTCTGCGGTAGCGCCTGCTGCGCCACCTGCTGCCCATTGACCGAGAGCGTGCCACTGCCGCCGCGCCCGAAGGGCCCGCCCTGCGGCGCCATCGTCCAGTCGAAGACGATGCTGTGCGTGCCGGGCGGCAGCGCCGTGGGGCTGACCCATTGCGGGCGGTGCAGGCCCAGCAGGTTCATGGTGAAGACCGGCCGCCCCTCCCGCAGGTAAAGCCCCCAGCCCGAGAAGCGGCCGCCCTGCGTCACCACCATGCCATTCGCCCCACCCGCCGGCACTTCGACCTGCGCCGTGATCCGGTATGAGCGATTGAGGATATTCGGTGCCGCACTGGCCTGGATGGCCGAGACGGGGCCGGAATAGACGAATTGCCGGCGCCCCGCCGCCGGCCCCGGCCGCGGCGCGATCATGCGCGTCAGCAGGGAGTTGTCGAGCGGCAGCACCTGGTAGCGCGTCGCCTCCATCAGGAACATGTCCTGCATGGAGCGCAGCCGCGCGGGCTGCGCGGCGGCGAGGTTGTTCACCTGCGTCGGGTCCTCGGTGAGGTTGTAGAGCTCCCACTGGTAGCCATTCACCACATCAGCCGGCCGTGGCGAGGTGGAATCCCAGGGTGGCGAGGGCGGCGTGGTGCTGGCCATCCAGCCATCATGGTAGATGCCGCGATTGCCCAGGATCTCGAAATACTGGGTCCGCCGGCGGGAGGGGGCCGCGATATTCGCGCGGTCCCAGCTATAGGCCATGCTCACGCCCTCGATCGGGCGTTGGGCGATGCCGTTCACCTGGTCCGGCTGCGGCACGCCGAGCGCCTCCAGGATCGTCGGCACCACGTCAATCACATGGTGGAACTGGGTGCGGATGCCGCCACGGTCGGTGATGCGCGCCGGCCAGGAGATCGCCATGCCGTTGCGGATGCCACCCAGATGCGAAGCGATCTGCTTGGTCCAGCGATAGGGCGTGTTGAAGGCGAAGGTCCACGGCACGGCCATGTGGTTGTAGGTGCGGTCCCCGCCCCAGGCATCGAGGAAGGGCATCATCTGCTCGACAGTGAACGCCGCGCCGTTGAAATAGGCGACCTCGTTCATCGTGCCGTTCATCGAGCCTTCGGCGCTGCCGCCATTATCGCCGCTGATGTAGATGATCAGCGTATTGTTGATCTGGCCCAGATCCTCGACGGCCTGGATCACGCGGCCGATCTCGTGGTCGGTGTAAGCCAGGAAGGCGGCATAGACCTCGACCTGCCGGGTGAGGAGGCGGCGGGCATCGGGCGTCAGGCTTTCCCAGCTGGGCAGGAAATCGGGCCAGGCCGGGAGTTGCGCATTGGCCGGGATCACGCCCAGGCGCTGCTGATTGGCGAAGATGCGCTGGCGCAGCACCTCCCACCCGCCATCGAACTGCCCGGCGAAACGGGCGATCCATTCGGGTGGGGGCTGGTGCGGCGCGTGCGTGCCGCCCGGCGCGTAATGGATGAACCAGGGCCGGCTTGGCGCCACGGAGCTTTGCGTGCGGATATGCTGGATCGCGTCATCCGCCATGGCGGTGCTGAGATTCCAGCCCGGCTGGCCGATATAGGGATGGATCGCCGTGGTGTTGCGGAACAGGTTGCCGGGTTGCCACTGGCTCGTATCGCCGCCGACGAAGCCATAGAAATAGTCGTAGCCCTGGCCGATCGGCCAATTGGTGAAGGGCCCGACGGGGTTGGCTTCCCAGGGCGGCACATTGTGGTTCTTGCCGAACCAGGCGGTGGAGAAGCCGTTCTGGCGCAGCGTCGCTGCCACATTCGCCGTCTCGGGCGGGATGATGGAGTTGTAGCCGGGGAAGGCGGTCGAAAGCTCGGAGATGTTGCCGAAGCCGACGGAGTGGTGGTTCCGCCCGGTCAGCAGCGCCGCGCGCGTGGGCGAGCACAAGGCGGTGGTGTGGAACTGCGTATAGCGCAGGCCGGCCTGCGCCACGCGGTCCAGCGCGGGGGTGGGCACCACGCCGCCGAAGGTGGCGGGGGCGCCGAAGCCCACATCATCGGTCAGGATCAGCAGCACATTCGGCGCGCCCTCGGGTGCTGCAACCTGCGGCGGCCAGGCGGGCGTGCTGTCCCGCACGGAGGGCATGATCGCGCCGGCGAAGGGCGGCGTCGGTATGGGCAATTGGCGGCTGTCGGGGAAGATCACCGAGTCGGTGGCACCCGGCGTGCCGCGGACCTGCGCCTGCGCCCAGGGCGCGATGGCCGCGGAGAGCGCCACCATGGCGATGCTTCGTGTCAGGATGGCACGAAAACTCATACTGATTCCTCCATTGCCTCAGCTCCCTCATCCGGCGGGCTGCGCCGGGGGAACCTTGTTTTTCTGATTATGCCCCGGAACGATATGCGCGCCGGGCGTCCGATGGCCAATCATTTCAGTCGTGGTGAGCGGCCGCCTGGGTGAACGCCCCCAAGCTGCCGGCCGGAGTGCCAAATTCGGTCGGCCGGAGGCGAGCTCATCGCTGCCATGCGGCAAGCCGAATCTCCACACCTGCCCTCACAGGTAAGCACGGCGCTCCCTCCAGCGTTTGACTTTCCCCGACATGCTGAACAGACTGGCAATGTTTTATTCAGCATGTTTTGAGGCTCTGGCGCGGCCCGGATCATGCAGCACGGGCAGGGATATGCAGGTCATGCCGGAGGGGCTCCAGCGGGTCGGCGTGCTGTGTAGCGGCCCGGACATCCTGGCCGAGCATGGCGTGGATGCCGATGCCTTGGCGCGGGAACTGGGGCTGGACCCCGCCGCCCTGCGCAACCCGGATGCCTTCATCCCCTACACCGCCATGGGCCGCTATGTGGAAGCCTGCGCCAGGCGCACCGGCCTCGCGCATTTCGGCCTGCTGGTGGGCCTGCGCGCCACGACCGCCGCCCTGGGCGTGGTGGGCGCGCTGATGCGCAACGCGCCGGACCTCGGCCGCGCCATGGCGGACCTGGTCACCCATCAGCCGCGCTATGTGCGCGGGGCCGCCATTTTCCTGTTCCGGGCCGAGGCGGAGTTCATGTTCGGCTATGTGAGCTACCAGCCAGGCACGCCGGGACGGGACCAGATCCAGGCCGGCGCCCTGGCCGGCGGCATGCGCCTGGTGGCGGAGCTGACCGGCATCGCCCCGCGCGCGGTCATGCTCGCCCAGGCCGCCCCGGCCGATCCGGCGCTGCGCCAGCTTTACGCGCGATGCCTGGGCGCGCCGGTCCAGTTCGATTCCGAGATCTCGGCCCTCGCCTTCCCGCGTGCGCAGCTCCGCCTGCCCGTGATAGGCGCGGATCCGACGAAGCGGGCGGAGCTGGAGAAACTCATTCTCAACTACGCGCCCATGGGCGCCTTGCCGAGTTTCGCCCAGAGCGTGCGGCACGCGCTGGTGTCGCGCATCGCCTGGAACCGCTGCACCCTGGCCGAAACGGCGCGGCTGTTTGACCTTCACCCCAGGGCGATGGAGCGCCGGCTGCAGGCGGCCGGCACCAGCTTCGCCGCGCTGCGCGACGAAGCGCGGTTCGAAGTGTCATGCCAGCTGCTGAGTGCCACGGGGCTCAGCCTCGGGCGCATCGGCGCGGCGATCGGCTATGCCGAGCAGGCGGTCTTCAGCCGCGCCTTCCGGCGCTGGTCGGGCGTGGCCCCCAGCGCTTGGCGGCGGGCGAATGCGCTGCAAGGCTGAGCAAAGGCCAGGCCGGGCCAGTCTCAGGCGAGGATTTCCGCCATGTGCCGAGCGATCATCCCCTCCTCATCCGTCGGGACCACCCAGGCCGAAACGCGTGAGGCCTCGGCGCTGATCCGTTGCTGCCCCGCGGCATTGCGCGCCGCGTCCAGCGTGAGGCCGAGCCAGCCGCAGCCTGCCGCGACTTCCGCGCGCGTGCCCGCGTCATTCTCGCCGATGCCGGCGGTGAAGATCAGCCCGTCCAGCCCGCCCATGGCCGCCACGAGCGAGCCGATTTCGCGGATGATGCGATAGATGAACAGCGCCACCGCCTCGGCCGCATGGGGATCGGCCGAGGCGCGCAGGGTCCGCATGTCGGAGGAAATGCCGGAAACGCCGAGCAAGCCGGATTCTTTGTAGATCAGGGCTTCCAGGGCGCGCGCATCCATCCCCTCCGTGTCCATCAGATGGATCAGCACGCCGGCATCCAGGGCACCGCAGCGCGTGCCCATCATCAGCCCATCGGCGGCGGTGAAGCCCATGGTGCTGGCGACACTCTGTCCGTGGCGCATGGCGCAGAGGCTCGCACCATTGCCCAGATGCGCGACGATGACGCGCCCTTGCGCCAGCGCCGGGTCAAGCCTTTCCAGCTGCGTGGCGATGAACTCGTAGGAGAGGCCGTGAAAGCCGTAGCGGCGAATGCCCGCCTCGCTCATCCGGCGCGGCAGCGCGAAGGCCTGCGCCACCGGGGCCTGGCTGCGGTGGAACCCCGTGTCGAAACAGGCGATCTGCGGCAGCTCGGGGGTCAGCGCGGCCAGGGCGCGGATCGGCGCGAGGTTGTGCGGCTGGTGCAGCGGCGCCAGCGGTGAAAGTGCTGCCAGACGCTCCAGGATCGCGGGTGTCACGCGCACCGGCCCCGCGAATTCCAGCCCGCCATGCACCACCCGGTGCCCGGCGGCGACCAATGCGGATCCGGCCAGGATATCGGGGCCGAGGGCCATCGTCTCCTGCATGGCGCGCGCGTGGTCGAAGCCTTCGGCCGGCCAGCGCCGCTCCAGCACGGTGTCACCCGCCGCATCGCGCAGGCGCAGATGCGGCGCGGTGCCGATGCCCTCGATCAGGCCGCGCCGTGCGGCGGCGAAGGGTGCTCGCGCCTCATGCAGCGCGAATTTGATGCTGGAGGAGCCGGCATTGAGCACGACGAAGGCCTGGCTCATCTCTCATGGCCCCGCGGCACGGACCGGATCGGCCCGCCGCGCCGCCGCGACCAGTGCCGCGATGGCGCAGGAGGCGATGCGCGTCGTCAGGCTGTCCGCGCGGCTGGTCAGGATGATCGGCACGCGGGCGCCGAGCACGATGCCGGCGGCCGAGGCTCCGGCCAGGAAGGTCAGGCTCTTGGCCAGCATGTTGCCCGCCTCCAGATCCGGCACGATCAGCACATTGGCCCGCCCGGCCACGGGCGAGACGATCTTCTTGATCGCCGCTGCCGCCGGATCAATCGCATTGTCCAGCGCCAGCGGGCCATCGAGCACGGCGCCGGTGATCTGCCCGCGATCGGCCATCTTGCACAGGGCCGCGGCCTCGATCGTGCTGGGCACGGCCGGATTCACCGTCTCCATTGCCGAAAGGATCGCGACCCGCACCTGCTGGAATTTCAACGCATGGCCGAGGTCGATCGCGTTCTGCACGATGTCCATCTTCTCGGCCAGGCTGGGGGCGATGTTCACGGCCGCATCGCTGATGATCAGCGCATCCGCATGGCCCGGCACATCCATCACGAAACAGTGGCTGACGCGCCGCTTGGTGCGCAGCCCATCGCGCGCCACCACGGGGCGCATCAGCTCATCCGTGTGCAGGCTGCCCTTCATCAGGGCATCGCAGCGGCCCTCGCGCACCAGCGCCACGGCCATCTCGGCCGAGGCGTCGCTATGGGGCGCGTCCAGGATCTCCACCGCGCCGAGCGCGATGCCGGCGGCCTCGGCCACGGCCAGGATCTTGGCGCGGGGGCCGACGAGGATGGGCGTGATGATGCCGGCCTGCATCGCTGCCATCGCACTCTCCAGCGATGTCGCATCGCAGGGGTGTGCCACGGCGACGCTGGTGG from Sediminicoccus sp. KRV36 encodes the following:
- a CDS encoding arylsulfatase; its protein translation is MSFRAILTRSIAMVALSAAIAPWAQAQVRGTPGATDSVIFPDSRQLPIPTPPFAGAIMPSVRDSTPAWPPQVAAPEGAPNVLLILTDDVGFGAPATFGGVVPTPALDRVAQAGLRYTQFHTTALCSPTRAALLTGRNHHSVGFGNISELSTAFPGYNSIIPPETANVAATLRQNGFSTAWFGKNHNVPPWEANPVGPFTNWPIGQGYDYFYGFVGGDTSQWQPGNLFRNTTAIHPYIGQPGWNLSTAMADDAIQHIRTQSSVAPSRPWFIHYAPGGTHAPHQPPPEWIARFAGQFDGGWEVLRQRIFANQQRLGVIPANAQLPAWPDFLPSWESLTPDARRLLTRQVEVYAAFLAYTDHEIGRVIQAVEDLGQINNTLIIYISGDNGGSAEGSMNGTMNEVAYFNGAAFTVEQMMPFLDAWGGDRTYNHMAVPWTFAFNTPYRWTKQIASHLGGIRNGMAISWPARITDRGGIRTQFHHVIDVVPTILEALGVPQPDQVNGIAQRPIEGVSMAYSWDRANIAAPSRRRTQYFEILGNRGIYHDGWMASTTPPSPPWDSTSPRPADVVNGYQWELYNLTEDPTQVNNLAAAQPARLRSMQDMFLMEATRYQVLPLDNSLLTRMIAPRPGPAAGRRQFVYSGPVSAIQASAAPNILNRSYRITAQVEVPAGGANGMVVTQGGRFSGWGLYLREGRPVFTMNLLGLHRPQWVSPTALPPGTHSIVFDWTMAPQGGPFGRGGSGTLSVNGQQVAQQALPQTLPFTWAWDETFDVGSDTGTSVHDTDYQSPFPFTGRIQRVTVDLGESTITPESLRAAAEAAARAAEAARAQPAAAPARRN
- a CDS encoding AraC family transcriptional regulator, with amino-acid sequence MPEGLQRVGVLCSGPDILAEHGVDADALARELGLDPAALRNPDAFIPYTAMGRYVEACARRTGLAHFGLLVGLRATTAALGVVGALMRNAPDLGRAMADLVTHQPRYVRGAAIFLFRAEAEFMFGYVSYQPGTPGRDQIQAGALAGGMRLVAELTGIAPRAVMLAQAAPADPALRQLYARCLGAPVQFDSEISALAFPRAQLRLPVIGADPTKRAELEKLILNYAPMGALPSFAQSVRHALVSRIAWNRCTLAETARLFDLHPRAMERRLQAAGTSFAALRDEARFEVSCQLLSATGLSLGRIGAAIGYAEQAVFSRAFRRWSGVAPSAWRRANALQG
- a CDS encoding acetate/propionate family kinase, producing MSQAFVVLNAGSSSIKFALHEARAPFAAARRGLIEGIGTAPHLRLRDAAGDTVLERRWPAEGFDHARAMQETMALGPDILAGSALVAAGHRVVHGGLEFAGPVRVTPAILERLAALSPLAPLHQPHNLAPIRALAALTPELPQIACFDTGFHRSQAPVAQAFALPRRMSEAGIRRYGFHGLSYEFIATQLERLDPALAQGRVIVAHLGNGASLCAMRHGQSVASTMGFTAADGLMMGTRCGALDAGVLIHLMDTEGMDARALEALIYKESGLLGVSGISSDMRTLRASADPHAAEAVALFIYRIIREIGSLVAAMGGLDGLIFTAGIGENDAGTRAEVAAGCGWLGLTLDAARNAAGQQRISAEASRVSAWVVPTDEEGMIARHMAEILA
- a CDS encoding phosphate acetyltransferase yields the protein MTSRYDRLIAACADLPPTSVAVAHPCDATSLESAMAAMQAGIITPILVGPRAKILAVAEAAGIALGAVEILDAPHSDASAEMAVALVREGRCDALMKGSLHTDELMRPVVARDGLRTKRRVSHCFVMDVPGHADALIISDAAVNIAPSLAEKMDIVQNAIDLGHALKFQQVRVAILSAMETVNPAVPSTIEAAALCKMADRGQITGAVLDGPLALDNAIDPAAAAIKKIVSPVAGRANVLIVPDLEAGNMLAKSLTFLAGASAAGIVLGARVPIILTSRADSLTTRIASCAIAALVAAARRADPVRAAGP